A genomic region of Dunckerocampus dactyliophorus isolate RoL2022-P2 chromosome 8, RoL_Ddac_1.1, whole genome shotgun sequence contains the following coding sequences:
- the LOC129186074 gene encoding class E basic helix-loop-helix protein 40-like, protein MERIPSAQPPPMSTHQGDLTDMHGMDFPMYAYKPRRGMKRGEESKETYKLPHRLIEKKRRDRINECIAQLKDLLPEHLKLTTLGHLEKAVVLELTLKHVKTLSTLLEQQQQKILALQSGMHIEQPLVSQEKSEEMFRSGFHMCAKEVVQYLASRESDVDFTPSHVINHLHTLAADVLQQSPKRPRSPISPPPEEIPTYSQHQPHKEAPASLPPKPSEGYGRVPVIQRAHAPASSEQSGSDTDTDSGYGGELEKNECSAPQRHPDYYSHEGKLIKRSMAERQSSSVKREDDEPRHKRARAESSEDELLSGAESSASSSSGYGSYMSVSPNHPPPPPHPLCMPFYLIPPSAAAYLPMLEKCWYPGTMPMLYAGMGGSATAVPSERPPPLVMSPRGGSPAPAVSQTSMDSPALLQALKQVPPLNLETKD, encoded by the exons ATGGAGCGAATTCCGAGTGCGCAACCTCCTCCGATGTCCACACATCAAGGTGATCTCACAGACATGCACGG CATGGACTTCCCCATGTATGCCTACAAACCCAGGCGGGGAATGAAACGAGGCGAGGAGAGCAAG GAGACGTACAAGCTGCCCCACAGACTCATCGAGAAGAAAAGACGTGACCGGATAAACGAGTGCATCGCTCAGTTAAAGGATCTGCTACCGGAACATCTCAAACTTACT ACGTTGGGCCATCTGGAGAAGGCTGTGGTTTTGGAGCTCACACTCAAGCATGTGAAGACGCTCAGTACTCTACTggagcaacagcagcagaagaTCCTCGCCCTGCAGAGCGGCATGCATATTG AGCAACCTCTGGTTAGCCAGGAGAAGTCCGAGGAGATGTTCCGCTCCGGCTTCCACATGTGCGCTAAGGAGGTTGTCCAGTATTTGGCCAGTCGCGAGAGTGACGTCGACTTCACGCCGTCTCACGTCATCAACCACCTTCATACGTTGGCCGCTGATGTGCTCCAACAAAGTCCAAAGCGACCCCGTTCCCCCATCAGCCCTCCGCCAGAAGAAATCCCCACTTACAGCCAGCACCAACCCCACAAGGAAGCGCCCGCCAGCTTGCCACCGAAACCCAGCGAGGGTTACGGGAGGGTGCCTGTCATCCAGCGGGCGCATGCTCCTGCTAGTAGCGAGCAAAGCGGCAGCGACACGGATACAGACAGCGGCTACGGTGGCGAGCTAGAGAAGAATGAGTGCAGCGCCCCTCAGAGGCACCCCGACTACTACAGCCACGAGGGCAAGCTGATAAAGCGGAGCATGGCGGAGAGGCAGAGCTCCAGCGTCAAGCGGGAAGACGACGAACCGAGGCACAAACGAGCCCGGGCGGAGTCATCCGAGGATGAGCTGCTCTCAGGTGCCGAATCCTCAGCCTCCTCCTCCAGTGGCTACGGGAGCTACATGAGCGTCTCACCCAACCATCCACCTCCACCCCCGCACCCCCTCTGCATGCCCTTCTACCTCATTCCGCCCTCTGCCGCCGCCTACCTACCGATGCTGGAGAAATGCTGGTACCCGGGAACCATGCCCATGCTGTACGCCGGCATGGGGGGCTCTGCCACCGCCGTCCCCAGCGAGAGGCCGCCTCCGCTGGTCATGTCTCCCAGAGGAGGCTCTCCGGCTCCCGCGGTATCCCAGACGTCCATGGACTCCCCAGCCCTCCTACAGGCGTTGAAGCAAGTGCCGCCTCTCAACCTGGAAACCAAAGACTGA